GGCAGCTAACTTATTTATGTCCCGTCACTTATATAATCTCACATTATGGTAACTAGCATGTAATGGGGACAACAAAATATAGAAAATGTTTCTCCTTTAGCACATTACACATCATGCACGCAAAACTGAAATGAAATTCAGTTGTGAAATGTTCTGTCTGCAACAAGCAGTCTTGGCGAAGAGCATGTAGCTTACAAGAGATTAGATTTCCCTACACTAAAACTCAGTGTAGTTGGTGGACGGCCATTTTCTTGCGGTGGTGAGCAGATATTCCGGAGAAGTCTTCTCTCTGCAAGGTTTGTATTGCTATCTCTGTGACAGGAATATGCATTCTTGTAACCTTTTTATATTCTTCATTTTGTTACATGCATctctaattattaaaaaatgaaatccaaAATAACACTTATAAGGTTTGGGGACATAAATGTATCGAGCTCATTACATTCTCAACTGTTTCTTGTAAGGTACAGTGTTGATTTTTTCACACGAATATATTCAACTGTGCCTCACTCTTCTATAACCCCTAATCCTCTTCCTTTGTTGTCTCTGCTTTGCTGATGTAATCATGAAAAACTGTACAAGCATATAACCAAAAGAGTCAACTTTCTGTACCGTGTGGATGAGATTGTGGTGTGGAgcctcattcttcttcttcttctcttcttctttttttaattttcttttcttcctgtCTTGGATTCAGAAAAACCTGAGTCTCTCCCTTGACCTTATTGTGGCCCATATAgcaaaaaattaagttcaaaagATTTTCTTTCAGATATGGAGTCCAAGACATGGATGGAAGTGCTGATAGAATCTACAATGCTGCTTTGGGCACTCCAGAAGACCATATGGTTATATTTCTTGCACATAATGGACCAACAGGTGTATAACCGGCAAAGTTACTTCCAGACTAGTTATTTAGAAAGAAATGGTTATTTTTAATGACACATTTTGGTCTTTCTTTTCAGGCCTTGGTTCTAACTTGAATGACATATGCGGGAAAGATTGGGTATTTGGAGGTGGTGACCATGGTGATCCAGGTACTGAGCTGCTTGTGGTCATGAGTATCTTCTGTTACAGACACAACATGCTATTTATTTGTCCTGTATTATGGAAAACTATTTCACTCCACCATGTACAGATCTAGCACAAGCCATATCCCATCTAAAAGAGACTACCAAGATCAGTATTCCCCTGGTTGTGTTTGGTCACATGCATAAAGAGCTAGCATATGGAAATGGTCTTCGGAAAATGATTGTGGTTGGTGCTGACAAGACTATATACCTGAATGGGGCCATCGTTCCTCGAGTTCGAAGATTAGTTGCTGAACGAGGAACTGACAACACAAACTTTATGAATAACGAAACTTCAGTGTTTTCCCCAGGGTCTAGAGGCACAATGC
The Populus nigra chromosome 3, ddPopNigr1.1, whole genome shotgun sequence genome window above contains:
- the LOC133690382 gene encoding uncharacterized protein LOC133690382, producing MISLSALIHAPAPCFISTTQRSTSSPDPTTVRSSSMAASARIAVVGDVHDDWNLEEDSKALQLLQPDLVLFTGDFGNENVELVQSIADLNLPKVVILGNHDSWKTQHFSGKRKDGVQRQLECLGEEHVAYKRLDFPTLKLSVVGGRPFSCGGEQIFRRSLLSARYGVQDMDGSADRIYNAALGTPEDHMVIFLAHNGPTGLGSNLNDICGKDWVFGGGDHGDPDLAQAISHLKETTKISIPLVVFGHMHKELAYGNGLRKMIVVGADKTIYLNGAIVPRVRRLVAERGTDNTNFMNNETSVFSPGSRGTMRAFTLVEILEGRVDKIAETWVSVIEDETAIGEEHVLFQRGN